The following proteins are co-located in the Flectobacillus major DSM 103 genome:
- a CDS encoding decarboxylase has translation MKNYIDLIDQTIEFPTLEFNIDENNELMFNNVPLMDIIKQYGTPLKITYLPKIGEHIENAKRMFKNAIKKYNYKGNYTYCYCTKSSHFRFVVEEVLSHNVHLETSSSFDIPIIRKLYDEGKISKSTYILCNGYKLPLYTQYISELINEGFNCIPILDNLKEIDFYDKSVTAETVNLGMRIATDEEPDFAFYTSRLGLRYSDVMDLYKNKIQNSEKYKLKMLHFFINTGIKDSAYYWSELSRFIYKYCEMKKICPELDSIDLGGGLPIQTSLQFNYDYQAMIDEIVESISWICNKNNVPVPNIFTEFGSYTVGESGAVLYEIIDQKLQNDKELWYMIDGSFITQLPDSWGMNQKYIMLPVNNWGFPYQKVNLGGLTCDSMDFYNTEAHSSDLYLPIFEEGQERQFVGFFHTGAYQESLGGYGGIQHCLIPAPKHVLVDRLEDGTITTQLFAPEQGSDGMLGILGYGNAPKQSEPQQLVLTQEDMKRAENLSLVEQ, from the coding sequence ATGAAAAATTACATTGACCTCATTGACCAGACCATTGAGTTTCCAACTCTTGAGTTCAACATTGACGAAAACAATGAACTAATGTTCAACAATGTGCCGTTAATGGATATTATTAAGCAGTACGGTACGCCACTCAAAATCACGTATTTACCCAAAATTGGTGAGCATATTGAAAACGCCAAGCGTATGTTCAAGAATGCTATAAAAAAGTACAATTATAAGGGCAATTATACGTATTGTTACTGTACCAAATCTTCTCATTTTAGATTTGTGGTCGAAGAGGTTCTTAGTCACAATGTTCACCTCGAAACATCTTCGTCTTTCGACATTCCTATTATTCGAAAGTTATACGATGAAGGTAAGATTTCAAAATCTACCTACATTTTATGTAATGGATACAAGCTTCCTTTGTACACGCAATATATCAGCGAATTAATCAACGAAGGATTCAATTGTATTCCGATTTTGGATAATTTAAAAGAAATTGACTTCTACGATAAGTCTGTTACTGCCGAAACCGTTAATCTCGGTATGAGAATCGCTACAGACGAAGAGCCTGATTTTGCTTTCTATACTTCACGTTTGGGCTTACGCTACTCTGACGTGATGGATTTGTATAAAAATAAGATTCAAAACAGTGAGAAATATAAGCTCAAAATGCTTCATTTCTTTATCAATACGGGTATTAAAGACAGTGCCTATTATTGGTCTGAGTTGAGTCGCTTCATTTACAAATACTGTGAAATGAAGAAAATCTGTCCAGAGTTGGATTCTATTGACTTGGGTGGCGGTTTACCGATCCAAACGTCTCTACAATTTAATTATGACTACCAAGCCATGATTGACGAAATTGTAGAATCTATTTCTTGGATTTGTAACAAAAACAATGTGCCTGTACCAAATATCTTTACCGAGTTTGGGTCTTATACGGTTGGTGAAAGTGGTGCAGTATTGTACGAAATTATCGACCAAAAACTCCAAAATGATAAGGAACTTTGGTATATGATTGATGGTTCGTTTATTACGCAGTTGCCAGACTCGTGGGGCATGAACCAAAAGTATATTATGTTGCCTGTTAATAACTGGGGATTCCCTTATCAGAAGGTAAACTTGGGGGGCTTAACCTGCGATTCAATGGATTTTTACAATACTGAAGCCCATAGCTCAGATTTGTATTTACCTATTTTTGAAGAAGGGCAAGAACGTCAGTTTGTTGGGTTTTTCCATACAGGAGCTTACCAAGAATCGTTGGGTGGCTACGGTGGTATCCAGCACTGTTTGATTCCTGCTCCCAAACATGTATTGGTTGACAGGCTAGAAGATGGAACTATTACAACTCAACTTTTTGCACCAGAGCAAGGTAGCGATGGTATGTTGGGTATACTAGGCTATGGCAATGCTCCTAAGCAATCTGAACCCCAACAGCTTGTTTTGACACAAGAAGACATGAAACGTGCTGAAAATCTGTCACTTGTAGAACAATAA
- a CDS encoding MerC domain-containing protein, with product MNHSHAHTFKMEKVGFYLSVLCAIHCIATPVVVTILPYLGSKLFHDHSWEIWFIGGSLVLAGVILYNDYKKHHAKLPFVLLLGSLFIKVLEFVWIGEQYEFITGTLGALFIALAYYFNWKYKSACNC from the coding sequence ATGAATCATTCGCACGCACATACGTTCAAAATGGAAAAGGTAGGTTTCTACCTTTCGGTACTTTGTGCAATACATTGTATTGCTACGCCTGTTGTTGTTACAATATTGCCTTATCTTGGTAGTAAATTATTCCATGACCACTCGTGGGAAATTTGGTTTATTGGCGGAAGCTTAGTTTTGGCTGGTGTAATTTTGTATAATGATTACAAAAAACACCATGCAAAGTTGCCTTTTGTACTATTACTGGGTAGTCTCTTTATCAAAGTACTTGAGTTTGTATGGATAGGCGAACAATACGAATTTATTACAGGAACATTAGGTGCTTTGTTTATCGCATTGGCCTACTATTTCAATTGGAAATATAAATCTGCTTGTAATTGCTAA
- a CDS encoding LVIVD repeat-containing protein, with translation MVKTISKVLLLTILSGFLLACKDKCVQTSTYMSVQSTQIDIANIRNSIKSATARDLEKPGKIYIKGNFLFINELKKGIHIIDNTNAKAPLNIAFIEILGNVDIAVQDNILYADSYTDMVAIDINDPRNIKELGRVSDVFKSGTIDGITWYYNVDLKKIVDGEWKKTTVSQEISCDLQPIYYPYWSYYPYALDKSFSTSFTQNGSSVTGKGGSMARFTISNNLLYAVSSEDMKLFGLKNPAQPTMETTVKLGFGIETIFPYKDNLFIGTTTGLQIWSNKDPYNPKFLSRLEHARACDPVVVQNDMAYVTLRSVNVFGACGPAINNQLDVIDVTVPTSPVLKKTFAMENPYGLGIDNASLFICEGNKGLKSFDASNPLDIKLQQHFKDINAFDVIPLNNILMVIGKEGLYQYDYTDKTNLKLLSVIKVKSAQ, from the coding sequence ATGGTAAAAACAATAAGTAAGGTATTGTTGCTAACAATACTGAGTGGATTTCTGTTGGCCTGTAAGGACAAGTGTGTACAAACAAGTACCTATATGAGTGTACAGTCTACCCAGATTGACATCGCTAATATTCGTAATTCTATCAAATCGGCAACTGCTCGTGACCTCGAAAAACCTGGTAAAATTTATATCAAAGGGAATTTTTTGTTTATTAATGAATTAAAAAAAGGTATTCATATTATTGATAATACCAATGCTAAAGCTCCCTTGAATATAGCCTTTATCGAGATCCTAGGAAATGTAGATATAGCTGTACAAGACAATATTCTGTATGCCGACAGCTATACCGATATGGTAGCCATAGATATTAACGACCCTCGCAATATCAAAGAGCTCGGTCGTGTATCAGATGTCTTCAAGTCTGGGACAATCGATGGCATAACATGGTATTATAATGTAGACTTGAAAAAAATCGTAGATGGAGAATGGAAAAAAACTACTGTTTCCCAAGAAATCTCTTGTGATTTACAACCTATTTATTACCCTTATTGGTCTTATTATCCTTATGCCCTAGATAAATCGTTTTCGACAAGCTTTACTCAGAATGGTTCTTCCGTAACTGGAAAAGGTGGGTCGATGGCTCGTTTTACCATCAGTAATAATTTATTATATGCTGTGTCGAGCGAAGATATGAAACTCTTTGGGCTCAAAAACCCTGCTCAACCTACTATGGAAACTACCGTAAAACTAGGTTTTGGCATAGAAACAATTTTTCCATATAAAGACAACCTGTTTATAGGTACAACTACTGGACTACAAATTTGGAGTAATAAAGACCCCTATAACCCCAAGTTTCTGTCTCGCCTCGAACACGCCAGAGCCTGCGACCCCGTCGTAGTACAAAACGATATGGCTTATGTAACTTTACGTTCGGTAAATGTTTTCGGTGCATGTGGGCCAGCTATCAACAATCAGTTGGATGTAATAGATGTAACAGTACCCACATCGCCTGTATTGAAGAAAACCTTTGCTATGGAAAACCCCTATGGATTGGGTATAGATAACGCAAGCTTATTTATTTGTGAAGGAAATAAGGGCTTGAAATCGTTTGATGCTAGTAATCCTCTCGATATTAAACTCCAACAACATTTCAAGGATATTAATGCTTTTGACGTAATTCCGCTCAATAATATCCTTATGGTTATTGGCAAAGAAGGATTGTACCAATATGATTATACCGACAAAACAAATTTAAAGTTACTAAGTGTTATAAAAGTTAAATCTGCTCAATAA
- a CDS encoding RNA polymerase sigma factor, which produces MEIEKDLINACLQNDRVAQRKLYQAYAGRMLVICTRYAQSKAEAEDILQDAFIKIFQNLGSFRGESTIGAWIKRIVVNTAIKHIRSQQHWQDVSDVSEYENQFTDGLTSIEGIQFQELIAMIQKLPKGCQTVFNLYAIEGFQHHEIAEMLGISEGTSKSQYSRAKQLLQTQLSLDKIQR; this is translated from the coding sequence TTGGAAATTGAGAAAGACCTCATAAACGCTTGTTTACAAAATGACCGAGTTGCCCAACGAAAGCTTTATCAGGCTTATGCGGGGCGTATGTTGGTGATTTGTACTCGCTATGCCCAAAGCAAGGCTGAGGCTGAAGATATTTTACAAGATGCCTTTATCAAGATATTCCAAAATTTAGGAAGTTTTAGAGGAGAAAGTACTATTGGAGCATGGATAAAACGAATTGTAGTAAATACGGCTATTAAACATATTCGTTCGCAGCAACACTGGCAAGATGTTTCGGATGTGTCCGAATACGAAAATCAATTTACCGATGGCCTCACCAGTATAGAGGGGATACAATTTCAAGAACTGATTGCTATGATTCAAAAATTACCTAAAGGATGCCAAACGGTTTTTAACTTATATGCTATCGAAGGCTTTCAGCATCACGAAATTGCTGAAATGTTGGGTATTTCGGAGGGTACTTCTAAATCACAATATTCAAGAGCTAAACAATTGCTGCAAACGCAATTGTCTTTAGATAAAATTCAAAGATGA
- the gatB gene encoding Asp-tRNA(Asn)/Glu-tRNA(Gln) amidotransferase subunit GatB — protein sequence MNQEIRDKYEVVIGLEVHAQLQTESKIFAADSASFGAAPNTHISPITLGHPGTLPKLNKKAVEYAIKMGLAVGSRISEYQYFDRKNYFYPDLPKGYQITQDKTPICIGGGLKVKLSTGEKVVRFHHIHLEEDAGKSLHTDNSSDSLIDYNRAGTPLVEMVTEPEIKSSEEAAQFMTEVRKLVRYLNICDGNMEEGSLRCDVNISVMPVGSKVFGTKVEIKNMNSIRFIQKAIDYEVGRQIEAVEAGEKIIQETRNFDPATGRTSGMREKESMNDYRYFPEPDLVPLVISEELLTSVKNQMPALPWELFEKFTKQYGLPDYDAGVLTDSRDIAEYFESTCSFSKNYKAISNWIMGTVKSYLNDHNLSIAEFSISPEKLAQLITIIDEGKVSTSTAAQQIFPEMLTDTQKTPLQIAESKNLIQQSNTDTLQSLIDEVLAANPAKVKEYKNGKKGLLGMFMGDIMKKSKGSADPKVTTSLLQKTLDSI from the coding sequence GTGAATCAAGAAATTAGAGACAAATACGAAGTCGTTATTGGCTTAGAAGTACATGCTCAGCTACAAACAGAGAGCAAAATTTTTGCAGCAGATTCAGCCTCTTTTGGAGCTGCTCCAAATACCCATATTTCCCCAATTACACTGGGGCATCCAGGCACCCTGCCCAAACTCAACAAGAAAGCCGTAGAATATGCTATCAAAATGGGATTGGCTGTTGGTTCTAGAATCTCAGAATATCAATATTTTGATAGAAAAAACTATTTTTACCCCGACCTCCCAAAAGGCTATCAAATTACCCAAGACAAAACGCCTATTTGTATCGGTGGGGGGTTAAAGGTAAAACTTTCTACTGGCGAAAAAGTGGTGCGCTTTCATCATATTCACCTTGAAGAGGACGCAGGAAAATCATTGCATACCGATAATTCGTCTGACAGCTTGATTGACTATAACCGTGCTGGTACTCCGTTGGTTGAGATGGTAACCGAACCCGAAATTAAATCGTCGGAGGAAGCTGCACAGTTTATGACCGAAGTACGAAAATTGGTACGCTATTTGAACATCTGTGATGGCAACATGGAAGAAGGTTCGTTGCGTTGCGACGTAAATATTTCGGTAATGCCTGTAGGTAGCAAAGTGTTTGGTACAAAAGTAGAGATTAAAAATATGAACTCTATTCGTTTTATCCAAAAAGCTATTGATTATGAGGTAGGTCGCCAAATTGAAGCGGTTGAAGCTGGTGAAAAAATCATTCAGGAAACCCGCAATTTTGACCCTGCTACTGGCCGTACATCGGGTATGCGTGAAAAAGAGTCAATGAACGACTACCGCTATTTTCCTGAACCCGACTTAGTGCCTTTGGTTATTTCAGAAGAACTACTAACATCGGTCAAAAATCAGATGCCTGCACTGCCTTGGGAGCTTTTCGAGAAGTTTACCAAACAGTACGGCTTACCCGACTACGATGCAGGGGTACTTACCGACAGCCGTGATATTGCCGAATATTTTGAAAGTACATGTAGTTTTTCAAAAAATTATAAAGCTATCTCTAACTGGATTATGGGTACAGTAAAGTCGTACTTAAACGACCATAATCTAAGCATAGCCGAGTTTAGCATTAGTCCCGAAAAACTGGCTCAGTTAATCACAATTATCGATGAAGGCAAAGTAAGTACCTCTACGGCAGCCCAACAGATTTTTCCTGAAATGCTTACCGATACCCAAAAAACACCTCTACAAATTGCTGAATCGAAGAATTTGATTCAACAAAGCAATACCGATACACTTCAGTCGTTAATTGATGAGGTTTTGGCAGCAAACCCAGCAAAAGTAAAAGAATACAAAAATGGTAAAAAAGGCTTACTAGGAATGTTTATGGGCGACATCATGAAAAAGTCGAAAGGCTCGGCCGACCCAAAAGTAACTACCAGTCTTTTACAAAAAACACTTGATTCGATCTAA
- a CDS encoding TlpA disulfide reductase family protein gives MKNIFLGTACLLLGINTIAQTPLKKVEITGKVQNVAPDKKVYLQSINGRGTAINIDSSTVDANKNFKFNTPIPEGGGYYLVNFFNLELSQKLLLILEGGEKVDILADGMDTPQQRGKFQINSTSKNIQYFNQIIKINQDLQAKVDNWNKQVATATAKKDEATLKKIQAEFQTAQDITITKIKALIPEMGTDLVALWTTGNFLNPESDMDLIVSVAERFKKEKPNSPNPHIKSFLEQVKRMKGIDIGSEAPEIALKNPQDSLVTLSSLRGKYVLIDFWASWCGPCRRENPNIVRIYNRFKAKGFDILGVSLDQEKNAWVRAIEKDGLVWNQVSDLQFWNSIAAVAYGVQAVPAQFLLDKEGKIIAKYVGSSADLEKKLEEIFKD, from the coding sequence ATGAAAAACATCTTTTTAGGTACAGCTTGCCTTTTGTTGGGCATCAATACCATAGCTCAAACACCCCTAAAAAAGGTCGAAATAACAGGCAAAGTTCAAAATGTAGCTCCCGACAAAAAAGTGTATCTTCAGTCTATCAATGGCCGAGGTACAGCTATCAATATCGATTCGTCTACTGTAGATGCCAACAAAAACTTCAAATTCAACACGCCTATTCCAGAAGGTGGAGGGTATTACTTGGTCAATTTCTTTAACCTCGAACTGAGCCAGAAATTGCTGTTAATCTTGGAAGGTGGCGAAAAAGTAGATATCCTTGCCGACGGTATGGATACTCCACAGCAACGTGGTAAGTTTCAAATCAATAGCACCTCAAAAAACATCCAGTATTTCAACCAAATCATCAAAATCAACCAAGATTTACAAGCCAAGGTTGACAACTGGAATAAGCAAGTAGCCACTGCTACAGCCAAGAAAGACGAAGCTACGCTAAAAAAAATTCAAGCAGAATTTCAGACAGCACAAGATATCACTATCACAAAAATTAAAGCTTTGATTCCTGAAATGGGTACAGATTTGGTAGCACTTTGGACAACAGGTAATTTCCTAAACCCTGAATCTGATATGGATTTGATTGTGTCGGTTGCAGAACGTTTCAAAAAAGAGAAGCCCAACTCGCCCAACCCACATATTAAGTCGTTTTTGGAACAAGTAAAACGCATGAAGGGTATCGACATCGGTTCGGAAGCCCCCGAGATAGCCTTAAAAAACCCTCAAGATAGCCTCGTAACGTTATCGTCGCTAAGAGGTAAATATGTTCTTATCGACTTCTGGGCAAGCTGGTGTGGCCCTTGTCGCCGTGAAAACCCCAATATTGTTAGGATTTACAACCGCTTTAAAGCAAAAGGATTTGATATATTAGGTGTGAGCCTCGACCAAGAAAAAAATGCGTGGGTACGTGCCATCGAAAAAGATGGTTTGGTTTGGAATCAAGTATCAGACCTCCAATTCTGGAATTCGATTGCAGCCGTTGCCTATGGTGTACAGGCCGTTCCTGCCCAGTTTTTGCTCGACAAAGAAGGCAAAATTATTGCCAAATATGTAGGTAGCTCGGCTGATTTAGAGAAAAAACTTGAAGAAATTTTCAAAGACTAA
- the proC gene encoding pyrroline-5-carboxylate reductase — MKVAIVGAGNMGMAFAKSFIQYDLVKKEDLFLIEKNAARAEALQQEKAGVVVDTISPKIGDYDLVILSVKPQDFASLQEELKAVIQPKQVVLSIMAGISIEKIQESLNHRLVVRAMPNTPALLGMGMTAFSAAGDITLSQLKKVENLINSTGRAVFLEDESLLDAVTALSGSGPAYFFYLVKAMIEAGKEMGFEDSMAALLVKQTMLGSFHLINNAEKSLDELIKAVASKGGTTEAALKKFEEGLLAQNLKDGIFAAQKRATELSK; from the coding sequence ATGAAAGTTGCAATTGTCGGTGCTGGAAATATGGGAATGGCTTTTGCTAAGTCGTTTATTCAATATGACTTAGTAAAAAAAGAAGATTTATTTCTGATTGAAAAAAACGCAGCAAGAGCAGAAGCCCTTCAACAAGAAAAAGCAGGCGTAGTAGTTGATACAATTTCACCTAAAATTGGGGATTACGATTTAGTGATTTTATCAGTAAAGCCTCAGGATTTTGCCTCGCTCCAAGAAGAACTCAAGGCCGTAATACAGCCAAAACAGGTTGTTTTGAGTATTATGGCGGGGATTTCTATCGAAAAGATTCAGGAGTCGCTCAATCACCGTTTGGTAGTACGTGCTATGCCCAACACACCAGCCCTACTAGGTATGGGAATGACCGCCTTTTCGGCAGCAGGCGATATTACCCTAAGCCAATTAAAAAAGGTTGAAAACCTTATTAACTCGACAGGTAGAGCAGTTTTCCTAGAAGATGAATCACTTTTGGATGCCGTAACGGCATTGAGTGGTAGTGGCCCTGCTTATTTTTTCTACCTAGTAAAAGCGATGATAGAAGCAGGAAAAGAAATGGGCTTTGAAGATTCTATGGCAGCTCTTTTGGTAAAACAAACTATGTTAGGTTCATTTCATTTAATCAATAATGCCGAAAAAAGCCTCGACGAATTGATCAAAGCTGTAGCCTCGAAAGGTGGTACTACCGAAGCCGCTTTGAAGAAATTTGAGGAAGGTCTTTTAGCTCAAAACTTAAAAGATGGTATTTTTGCGGCTCAAAAACGAGCTACTGAACTTTCAAAATAA